A stretch of Caenorhabditis elegans chromosome IV DNA encodes these proteins:
- the rfth-1 gene encoding Man(5)GlcNAc(2)-PP-dolichol translocation protein RFT1 (Confirmed by transcript evidence) produces MSLFSSLVHNVRGQLIARIISFAINMYLLRRINNDVLGLVNVRLTLLYSSILFLTREPLRKAEIIRGSLPKFINLLWLSPIISTVISVVCVYLWYAFSSTSDEVSWSVLLSFPISAIIESIAEPFSVISLRLESKCGSLAQHFAIGQGMLICVKRIFVLAGLFMFPGMYHLELFAYAQYIGAIAYLLFNFVAFYIYIRNKSIPELEQFSTFSDLFPKFSEGIDRDSIHAVFTMFSHSILKQLLTDGSAYVMTFTELLSLKDQAVYDAVERVGSIIVRTILSPIDENCNAYFSNTIRKESSVFNKNTDNHDDLVDTLSKVLHVVGVIGFVACTFGIPYSPVVISLYGGKLLSENGGALLLSLYSGYILVTAINGITEGFAMASMDNRQIFTHGKFLFVTSIIHLIINYVLCVYMNSAGFIVANIINMSVRIIYNWRTIREYLGDKCPSFTEVLPTGQTSIFLGVSLLATSFTYLLFATTPGLSYTLAHIAIGAVCLILTAQDTAQHDSVFTVIVDSLAKKHRD; encoded by the exons ATGTCATTATTCTCGTCACTTGTTCATAATGTACGGGGGCAg cTAATCGCTCGAATAATATCGTTCGCTATAAATATGTATCTTTTGCGGAGGATCAATAACGATGTTTTAGGATTAGTGAATGTGAG attaaCCCTTCTCTACTCGTCAATCCTCTTTCTCACTCGAGAACCACTCCGGAAAGCTGAAATAATTCGCGGATCTTTGCCGAAATTCATCAATTTACTCTGGCTCAGCCCTATTATTTCTACAGTTATTAGCGTAGTCTGTGTATATCTTTGGTATGCATTCTCGTCGACTTCGGATGAAGTTTCATGGAGTGTTCTTCTCTCTTTTCCGATCTCTGCGATTATTGAATCCATTGCCGAACCGTTTTCTGTGATTTCTTTGAG attagaATCAAAATGCGGTTCTCTCGCCCAACACTTTGCAATCGGACAAGGAATGCTGATCTGTGTGAAGAGAATTTTCGTGCTCGCCGGATTATTCATGTTTCCCGGAATGTACCATTTGGAATTGTTCGCCTATGCTCAATATATCGGAGCCATCGCGTATCTTCTCTTCAATTTTGTCGCCTTCTACATTTACATCCGGAACAAGTCGATTCCTGAACTTGAGCAATTCTCAACGTTCTCGGATCTTTTCCCGAAATTCAGCGAAGGAATCGATCGAGATTCGATTCATGCAGTATTCACAATGTTTTCTCACTCGATTTTGAAGCAATTGTTGACCGATGGAAGTGCTTATGTGATGACATTCACTGAGCTTCTTAGCTTGAAGGATCAAG cTGTATACGACGCCGTTGAACGAGTCGGAAGCATCATCGTCCGGACGATTCTATCACCAATCGATGAGAACTGCAATGCCTATTTCTCCAACACAATTCGTAAAGAAAGCAGCGTTTTCAACAAGAATACAGATAATCACGATGATTTGGTGGATACTTTATCCAAAGTACTCCATGTAGTCGGAGTAATTGGATTCGTCGCTTGCACATTCGGAATTCCGTATTCACCAGTTGTAATTTCACTTTATGGAGGAAAAttactttctgaaaatggagGAGCACTTCTACTTTCTCTGTACTCTGGCTATATTCTTGTGACGGCGATTAATGGAATAACTGAGGGATTCGCAATGGCAAGTATGGATAATCGACAGATTTTCACTCACGGAAAATTCCTTTTTGTCACGTCGATCATTCATCTTATTATTAATTATGTGCTTTGTGTGTACATGAATTCTGCAGGATTTATTGTGGCGAATATTATTAACATGTCTGTTAGGATTATTTATAA ctggcGTACCATTCGCGAATATCTCGGCGATAAATGTCCATCCTTCACAGAAGTACTCCCAACTGGTCAGACATCAATATTCCTGGGAGTTTCACTACTTGCAACTTCCTTTACATATTTG TTATTCGCTACAACACCTGGCCTATCCTATACACTTGCCCACATCGCTATCGGAGCTGTGTGCCTGATTCTCACCGCCCAAGACACTGCTCAACATGATTCCGTCTTCACTGTGATTGTCGATTCATTGGCAAAAAAGCACAGAGATTGA
- the rfth-1 gene encoding Man(5)GlcNAc(2)-PP-dolichol translocation protein RFT1 (Confirmed by transcript evidence), with protein MLICVKRIFVLAGLFMFPGMYHLELFAYAQYIGAIAYLLFNFVAFYIYIRNKSIPELEQFSTFSDLFPKFSEGIDRDSIHAVFTMFSHSILKQLLTDGSAYVMTFTELLSLKDQAVYDAVERVGSIIVRTILSPIDENCNAYFSNTIRKESSVFNKNTDNHDDLVDTLSKVLHVVGVIGFVACTFGIPYSPVVISLYGGKLLSENGGALLLSLYSGYILVTAINGITEGFAMASMDNRQIFTHGKFLFVTSIIHLIINYVLCVYMNSAGFIVANIINMSVRIIYNWRTIREYLGDKCPSFTEVLPTGQTSIFLGVSLLATSFTYLLFATTPGLSYTLAHIAIGAVCLILTAQDTAQHDSVFTVIVDSLAKKHRD; from the exons ATGCTGATCTGTGTGAAGAGAATTTTCGTGCTCGCCGGATTATTCATGTTTCCCGGAATGTACCATTTGGAATTGTTCGCCTATGCTCAATATATCGGAGCCATCGCGTATCTTCTCTTCAATTTTGTCGCCTTCTACATTTACATCCGGAACAAGTCGATTCCTGAACTTGAGCAATTCTCAACGTTCTCGGATCTTTTCCCGAAATTCAGCGAAGGAATCGATCGAGATTCGATTCATGCAGTATTCACAATGTTTTCTCACTCGATTTTGAAGCAATTGTTGACCGATGGAAGTGCTTATGTGATGACATTCACTGAGCTTCTTAGCTTGAAGGATCAAG cTGTATACGACGCCGTTGAACGAGTCGGAAGCATCATCGTCCGGACGATTCTATCACCAATCGATGAGAACTGCAATGCCTATTTCTCCAACACAATTCGTAAAGAAAGCAGCGTTTTCAACAAGAATACAGATAATCACGATGATTTGGTGGATACTTTATCCAAAGTACTCCATGTAGTCGGAGTAATTGGATTCGTCGCTTGCACATTCGGAATTCCGTATTCACCAGTTGTAATTTCACTTTATGGAGGAAAAttactttctgaaaatggagGAGCACTTCTACTTTCTCTGTACTCTGGCTATATTCTTGTGACGGCGATTAATGGAATAACTGAGGGATTCGCAATGGCAAGTATGGATAATCGACAGATTTTCACTCACGGAAAATTCCTTTTTGTCACGTCGATCATTCATCTTATTATTAATTATGTGCTTTGTGTGTACATGAATTCTGCAGGATTTATTGTGGCGAATATTATTAACATGTCTGTTAGGATTATTTATAA ctggcGTACCATTCGCGAATATCTCGGCGATAAATGTCCATCCTTCACAGAAGTACTCCCAACTGGTCAGACATCAATATTCCTGGGAGTTTCACTACTTGCAACTTCCTTTACATATTTG TTATTCGCTACAACACCTGGCCTATCCTATACACTTGCCCACATCGCTATCGGAGCTGTGTGCCTGATTCTCACCGCCCAAGACACTGCTCAACATGATTCCGTCTTCACTGTGATTGTCGATTCATTGGCAAAAAAGCACAGAGATTGA
- the rfth-1 gene encoding Man(5)GlcNAc(2)-PP-dolichol translocation protein RFT1 (Confirmed by transcript evidence) has translation MASMDNRQIFTHGKFLFVTSIIHLIINYVLCVYMNSAGFIVANIINMSVRIIYNWRTIREYLGDKCPSFTEVLPTGQTSIFLGVSLLATSFTYLLFATTPGLSYTLAHIAIGAVCLILTAQDTAQHDSVFTVIVDSLAKKHRD, from the exons ATGGCAAGTATGGATAATCGACAGATTTTCACTCACGGAAAATTCCTTTTTGTCACGTCGATCATTCATCTTATTATTAATTATGTGCTTTGTGTGTACATGAATTCTGCAGGATTTATTGTGGCGAATATTATTAACATGTCTGTTAGGATTATTTATAA ctggcGTACCATTCGCGAATATCTCGGCGATAAATGTCCATCCTTCACAGAAGTACTCCCAACTGGTCAGACATCAATATTCCTGGGAGTTTCACTACTTGCAACTTCCTTTACATATTTG TTATTCGCTACAACACCTGGCCTATCCTATACACTTGCCCACATCGCTATCGGAGCTGTGTGCCTGATTCTCACCGCCCAAGACACTGCTCAACATGATTCCGTCTTCACTGTGATTGTCGATTCATTGGCAAAAAAGCACAGAGATTGA
- the ZK180.8 gene encoding uncharacterized protein (Confirmed by transcript evidence): protein MASAVHLSAHSSLQFSIPPLSRRNGVRVHPLRISNNQGREPPLFIEF from the coding sequence ATGGCTTCTGCAGTACATTTGAGTGCACACAGCTCACTCCAATTCTCTATTCCTCCACTCTCTCGACGCAATGGTGTTCGTGTGCACCCACTACGAATATCCAATAATCAGGGAAGGGAACCTCCTTTAttcatagaattttaa